The nucleotide window AGGCATTAATGCCTGGGCTATTGGTTTTTTATTGCTAAAATCATATGATACGTGTATAATTGACAAAGTAAAACCCCCCACTTACAAAAATATTTTCATTAAAAGGAAATAATAAATGTCCGAACATTTTGAACAAGTCCCTGAGCGGGCCGAGCGGCTTCACAAACTGGAAGAACTCCGCAAGCTGGGGATCAACCCCTATCCCGCCAAATACCAGGCCACCCATACCGCCGCCCAGATACTAAAGGACGCCGAGCGGTTCATCGCCTCCCAGGAAGCGGTGGATATCGCCGGGCGGATCACCGCGGTGCGGGGGCATGGCAAGGCCTCGTTTTTCCAACTGGCCGATCCCAGCGGCAAGATCCAGTGCTACGCCAAGTTAGACATCGTGGGGGCCGAGGCTTACCAGGCCTTCAAGCTGTACGACATCGGGGATTTCGTCGGTGTCCAGGGCCCGGTGTTCAAGACCCACACCGGCGAATACACCGTCCAGGCCCGGAAGCTGACCCTGCTTTCTAAATCGCTGCTGCCCCTGCCGGAAAAATACCACGGCCTGCAAAACGTAGATACCCGCTTCCGCAAACGTTACCTGGACTTGATCGCCAACCCCGAGGTCAAGGAACTTTTTGTCAAAAGGACAAAGTTCGTCAAATCCCTGCGGGATTTCCTTGACTCCAGGGGCTTCATGGAAGTGGAGACCCCGGTGATGGAGCTGGTTCCCGGCGGAGCCGACGCCCAGCCCTTCATCACCCATCACAATACTTTGGACCTTGACCTTTTCCTGCGGATCTCGTTGGAGCTGCACCTTAAGCGCCTGATAGTGGGCGGCTACGAAAAGGTCTACGAGATCGGGCGGGTGTTCCGCAACGAGGGTATGAGTGCCCAGCATCTGCAGGAGTTTACTTTAATGGAGTTCTACCGGGCCTATGTGGATTATCTGCAGCTGATGGACTTCACCGAGGAGATGTACTGCTACATTATACAAGAGACCTTCGGGACGCTGGAGATAATGTACCAGGAACAGATATTGAATTTCAAGCCGCCCTGGCCCCGATATGATTACCGTCAATTATTGATAGACCAGGCCGGGATAGACCTGGACCAGCATTCCACCGCCGAATCGCTGGAGCCGGAACTGGAACGGCACAGCATCAAGCCCGACCCCAAGCTGGGCCGGGGCCGGCTGATAGACCAGCTCTACAAAAAACTAATCCGGCCCGGTCTGGTTCAGCCATGTTTCCTGATAGACCATCCCCTGGACATCTCGCCCCTGGCCAAGAAACATGCCGACCGGCCCAATTACACCCAGCGCTTCCAGCCGCTGTTCGCCGGGGCCGAGATCGGCAACGGCTTCTCAGAACTCAACGATCCTTTGGACCAGCGTCAGCGTTTTGAGGAGCAGGCCAAACTCAGGGAAAAGGGCGACGCCGAGGCCCAGATGTACGACGCCGACTTCGTGGAGGCTTTGGAGCACGGCATGCCGCCCTGCGGGGGATTCGGAGTGGGCATCGACAGGTTCTTTGCCATCCTCAGCAACTCGGAGACGGTGCGCGAGGTGGTGTTCTTCCCGACTATGAAGCCGGAGTAACTCAAACAATTAACAATTCACGGTTTACAATTTACAGTTTGTAGACGGGTTCTATTGTGGAAGACCTTAAGATTATCATCAGCGATCGTATTCTGTTGCGTCAGGTTTGCGTAGAAGATGCGCCTTTGATCGTTCAATGGAAATCAGATCCGCTGGTTAAAACGATGGCCTTGGGCCCTTCGACGCAGGTTAATGTTGAGGGACAGAGGCGGGATATCGAACGTGCCGTATTGTCTGAAGATCAGATCTACTGCATCATCTGTATAAAGAAAGATAAACAACCAATAGGTTAGTTATATCAGGGTTGATCTAACGGATGATGAACGAAAAATAGCATGGTTACGATTTGCATTGGGGACACAACGGGGGCAGGAGTTACATGAAAGAAAGCCTGGTCGCATTTATTTCACACTTGTTTGCAAACGGCCTATTGAGAATAGATGCGGAGGTCTACCAGTCAAATATACGCAGCCAGGGTTTAATGGGGAAAATAGGTTTTTCCGTGGAGGGCCGGAAAAGGGAAGCGCACTTTAACGGGCAGAACTATGAGGAGATCATGGTATATGGCATTTTGAAAAAAGAATGGCCGGGGCATTAAATCCCAAAATGCAAATTGTTAATTGTAAATTGTAAACTGACAGATGTCCTACGAACTTTTCATAGCCAAAAGATATTTTAAGGCCAAACGGCGCACCGGGTTCATCTCGGTAATGAGCGTGCTGTCCTTTGCCGGGGTGACGGTGGGCGTGGCCGCCCTGCTGACGGTGCTTTCGGTGATGAACGGGGCCCAGACCGAGCTGCGCAACAAGATCCTGGGAACCACCGCTCACCTGATAATCCTGAAATACCAGAACCAGCCCATCGCCGAATACAAGGAGCTGTTGCCCAAGATCAACGCCCTGTCCGAAGTGATAGGCAGTTCGCCCTTCATCTACACCAAGTGCATGGTGGCCAAGGGCTCTAAAGTGGACGGGCTGGTGCTGCGGGGGGTGGACCCGGAGCTGGAGCACGGCGTTACCGATGTCTCCAGGAACATGGTGGCCGGGAAACTGAAGTTCGACACCCTGTCCTCGGGCCTGCCGGGGATCATATTGGGGCTGGACCTGGCCGACCGGCTGGGGGCCTATCTGGGCGATACCCTGACAGTAACTTCGTCCCAGTCAATGAAGGCCACGCCCTTGGGGCTGATTCCCAAGACCAGGCGCTTCCTGCTGACCGGAATCTTCGACACCGGGATGTACGAGTACAACTCCACTCTGGGATACATCGGCCTGGCCCAGGCTCAGGATTTTCTGGAGACGGGCCCGGCGGTCACCGGCATCGAGGTCAAGATCAAAGATATCTATCAGGCCCCGGAGACCGGCAAGAAGATCACCGTCCTGCTTGGCCCCCAGTATAGATATAACGACTGGATCCACCTGAACTGGAGTCTGTTCTCGGCCCTGAAGCTGGAGAAGACGGCTATGTTCCTGATCCTGGCCCTGATCATCATAGTGGCGGCCCTGAACATAATCAGCAGCCTGATCATGACGGTGATCGAGAAAACCCGGGAGATCGGAATCCTTAAATCAATGGGGGCCACCTCAAAAAGCATCATGAAGATATTCGTTTTTCAGGGCCTGCTGGTGGGAGGGATCGGTACGGTTTTAGGGATGGGGCTGGGATACGCGCTGTGCCTGCTTTTGGCCAGATACCAGTTTGTGAACCTGCCGGCCGACGTTTATTTCATCAACAAACTGCCGGTGCAGATGCAGGCCGGGGACTTTGTTCTGGTCTCGGTTGCCACCATACTGATAACTTTCCTGGCGGCCCTCTATCCGGCTTACAAGGCTTCGCGCCTGGACCCAATAGAAGCAATAAGATACGAATGAGATGCGAAATATGAAATCAAAAGGCAGAAAACAAATGTTAAGAGGAAACCCTTCGATCCGATGTGGCGGACGCAGGGCAAGAATGCAAAAATCCAAATTCCAACTAATTCTACTGGCAATACTTTTCACCGTGCTGTTATTCCCGGTCCAGGCTTGCGCCGCGCTGAACCAGGAATACCTGCTGGGAGAGAAGATCAACCGGGCCAAGCTAATAGTTTACGGCACGGTCAGGCAGATCCGGCCGATAGCAGCCAGGGTCAAAGCCAAGAGCAGGGACAGCGTGATCACCGGCGATTATCTCTACCAGGTGGAATACGAGCGGTCCATCAAAGGGCCTTTGAATGCCAAGGCCAAGGACCGGGCCATTTACATCCTGCAGACCGACGAATACAAAAGCGACAAGCGCATTCTACTTGATGGCCAAAAGGCGTTGTTATTCTTGTCTCCCGGCACTGCCTCCTCAAGCTATCTGTCCAAGAACAAGATCAACCCCAAAAGCTGTTACAGCCTTTTCGCCGGGAAACAGGGTGTAACGGTCTTGCCCGATTCCGTTTTGTCTGCTTATGTCAGGGCCATCGCAGGATACATGGACGCCCAAAAGGCCAAGCCCAAACAGCGCCCGGCCAAATGGACGGCCCTGTTGGAGCAGGGCCCGGACGGGATCCGGGAGAGCGCCCTATCCGAACTTCTTGGCTCGGTTTATTATCCGGCGGAGCCGGTACTGATCAAAACCTTGGGAGATTCCAACCTTTCCTCGCTGGCTGCCCTGAATCTTATCAACTATTCCCCGGATTCCCTGGCCCTGCATTTGGACAGCCTGATAATCCACAAAAAATCCAAGGCCCGGATAGTGAAGATCAACCTTCTCAAGGTCATCGCACCTATTCGCCAGGAGCAGGTGTTCAAGCATCTTTTGAAATCGCTGAAGGACGACGATTTCGAGATCCGGGCCTGCGCCGCCCGGGGGTTGGACGGCTGGAACGACAAGAAGGCGGTGAAGTCGCTGAAGAAAGCCCTGGAGGACAAGGACGATTACGTGCGCCTGGCGGCCTGTGATGCCCTGGTAAAGCAGGGGTTCAAGATAGAGAAGAAAGAGGGCGGGGCATATAAGATAACCGGGGAGCCAGGGAAATGACCTCTCCCTGGACAGGACATAACTTCGTAACAAAAAACCATAATATAAATGTTATTGGAACCCATGCCAAACAACAAAGACAAAATGATCCGGAACATAGCCATCATTGCCCACGTGGATCACGGCAAGACCACCCTGGTGGATGCCCTGCTCCGGCAGAGCGGCACCTTCCGCGACAATGAGGAAGTGCCGGAGCTGGCCATGGACTCCAATCCCCTGGAACGGGAGCGGGGGATCACCATCTTCTCCAAGAACGCCTCCATCCATTACCGGGGCTACAAGATCAACCTGGTGGACACGCCGGGCCACGCCGATTTCGGCTCCGAAGTGGAGCGGGTACTTTCCATGGTGGACGGGGTCCTGCTGCTGGTGGACGCGGTCGACGGCCCCATGCCCCAGACCCGTTTCGTGCTTTCAAAGTCGCTGAAGCTGAATTTGAAACCCATCGTGGTGATCAACAAGATCGACCGGACCGAGGCCCGTCCCCACTGGGCTTTGGACCAGATCTTCGATCTTTTCGTTTCCCTGGACGCCAGCGACGAGCAGCTGGACTTTCCGGTGGTCTATTCCTCGGGCAAGAACGGCACCGCCGCCACGGACCTGAAGCAGCCGCAGAAGAACATCCTGCCGCTGTTAGACGCCATAGTGGACAAGGTTCCGGCGCCCCAGGGCAACCCCAACGAGCCGTTCCAGATGCTGGTGACCTCCATCGATTGCAATGATTACGTGGGCCGGATGGCCATCGGCCGCATCCTCCACGGCTCCATCAAAGTGGCGGGGAAGGCGTCCCGGATCAAGCGCGGCGGCGCTATCGAGACCGGGAAGATCACCAGGCTCTATGGCTTTGAGGGCCTGAAGCGGATAGAGATCCAAGAGGCCGGCTCCGGCGACATCGTGGCCCTGGCGGGTTTTGAGGACGTGGACATCGGCGAGACCATCGCCGATCCCGAGAACCCGGAGGCCCTGCACTACGTGGACATCGACCTGCCCACCATCGCCATGCTGTTCTCGGTCAATACCAGTCCCTTTGCGGGATTGGAGGGGCAGTACGTGACCTCGCGCCAGTTAAGGGACCGGCTGTACCGGGAGCTGAAATCCAACGTGGGGCTTAGGGTGGAAGACACCGGCTCCCCCGACTCGCTGAAGGTTTCGGGCCGGGGCGAACTGCATCTTTCCATTCTGATCGAGACCATGCGGCGCGAAGGCTACGAGCTGGCGGTCTCCCGGCCCGAGGTGATCATGCGGGACATCGCAGGAAAGCTGTGCGAGCCTTTTGAGTACCTGGTGATAGACGTGGACGACGCTTACGTGGGCCCGGTGATGGAGCGGCTGGGCGGCCGCAAGGCCGAGATGCAGAACATGAAGGCCGACGGCAAAGGCCGCACCCGGCTGGAATACATCATCCCGGCCCGGGGGCTGATAGGCTTCCGGGGCCAGTTTTTAACCGACACCCGGGGCACCGGGATCATGCATCACAACTTCGAAGGTTACCAGCCCTGCAAGGGCGAGATCAGCATCGCCCAGAACGGGGCGCTGGTGGCCATGGAGACCGGAGTGGCCGCCTCCTATTCGCTGGACAGCATCCAGGAGCGGGGGATCATGTTCGCCGGCCCGGGGGATAAAATATACGAAGGGATGATCGTGGGCGAAAGGCCCAAGGAGAACGACCTGGTGGTCAACCTCTGCAAGACCAAAAGGCTGACCAATATCCGCAACTCCAACGCCGAGGAGGCGATCCGGCTTTCCCCGCCCAAGATCATGACATTGGAAGAAGCGCTGGAGTTCATCGCCGATGACGAGTTAGTGGAGGTGACCCCGAAAGCGATCAGATTGAGGAAGAAGATATTGTCGGATATAGACCGGCGGAGGGCCAGAAGGGTAAGGCCGGAGGAAGCGGAGTGATGAAAGGTTCCCATAAGAGCCAAGACACGGCAGCCTACTGTGCCGGATCGGCTAAAAGGACAGGAATGATACTTCCTGGACAGTTTGCTGTGTTCCGGCAATAAATTGCGGCAGCGCAAATAAAAACACGCGTATTTAGAGCTTATCCTCAAATAACAATTTGGGCATAAACGGCTGCAAAACCGCCATACTGCGTCACGCTCATTCACCGTATCGCTGTGGATACGCTTCACTCGCGTTCCTTGTCTGGCATGGTTCGACAGGCTCACCACATGCGTCTGGCATGGTTCGACAGGCTCACCACATGCCTTTTCGCTCGTTTACGCTGACCCAAAGCTTATTTACGGATAAACTCTTAATGTCGGCCAAGAAGTAGAACTTTAAACCGGGGACGGTCAACGGACAGCCGGCGGAGAGGCCGTTCACCATCCCGTATTCGTTCCGGTAATATTATTGTAGGGGCAATTCATGAATTGCTCTTACAGAATTGCCCCTGCCCATATAAAAGACGCCTTCGTAATTGAAGGCGTCTTTTTCATTATGCCGGGGAATTATTTATTGGGATTACTGCCGTGCTTGGTCAGGGGTATCCCTTTTGGGCAGAGCGGACAATCGGCCGGATCAAATGTCTCCACCTTTTCGCCGTAAATCCCCAGGAACGGAACGCCGAAATCCGGGGCCTGGAAACTGCGGTCGATGAGCACCGCCACGCCCATCAGCTGGGCCCTGGCCCGTTTCACGGCCTCGATGGTCTTGATCACCGAGCCGCCGGTGGTCATTACATCATCCACCACCAAAACCTTTTCGTCCGGGGCCAGAGACATTCCCCGCAAAAGACCGCGTCCTTCGGACGTTCGCTCGGCGTAAATAGCCTTTTTGCCCATCTGGCGGGCCACTTCAAAGGCGATGATTATGCCGCCGGTGGTGGGGCCCACTATGGTCTGGATATCGGCGGCCTTAAATTGTTCGGCGATCATCCCGCAAAAAGCCTGGCTGTCTTTAGGATACTGCAGGATGCGGAACTTTTCAAAATAAAATTGGCTGTGGTGCCCCGAGGTCAGCAAAAAGTGGCCGTCCAGCAGCACCTGACGTTTGATCAGAATGTCTTTGATCTCCTGCTTATTTAAGGGCATCTTGGATCTCCTTTTGGATGTTTTGGGCGGCGGCGGTTCTATCCTTAGCGCCGGTGATGGGCCGGCCCACCACCAGATAATCGGCCCCCAGGGCAATGGCCTGGCCGGGGGTCAAAATGCGCTTCTGGTCTCCGGCCTCGGTATCCAGTGGCCTGATCCCCGGGGTCAGGATCACAAAATCCTCCTGAAAATCATTTCTCAGCAGTTCAATTTCCTGGGGCGAGGCCACCACGCCGTCCAGTCCGGCGCTTTTGGTAAGCCTGGCCAGGTGTAGCACCTGCTCCGGGATGCCGTGGCCAGGCGCGCCCAGCACATCGCTGAAGGTGGCTTCGTCAAAACTGGTCAAAACGGTCACCCCCAGTATGATGGGCTTGGTTTTTTTAAGCCGGGCTCCGGCTTCAATGGCTGCGTTGGCCGCTTCTTCCATCATCTCAAATCCCCCCATGGAGTGAAGGTTGAACATGTCAACCCCCAGTTCCACCGCGGCGATGGCGGCCTTGGCCACGGTGTTGGGGATGTCGTGGAACTTCAGGTCCAGAAATATCTTTCCGCCCTGCGATTTTATCAGTTCCACAATTTTGGGCCCGCAGGCGGTAAAGAGCTGGCTGCCCACTTTGAAATATTTGACCGGGCCGGAAATATCTCTGATCAGTTTCTCGGCTTCGGAGTAGGAAGGAAGATCCAGGGCCACTATCAGCCTTTCGTTTGCTGGTATCTGCATCGCTCTCCTTGGTTCATTAATCTTGACTCGTTAATCGTTAATTAATCGGTATTTATTCGTTAATTGTAAACTGGGAATCGTTAATTGTTCAATGTTCATTGTTATTTGTCTGGTTGCTGAATGATCTCCAGCCGGACCGGTTCCACTCCGTCTATTCCGATCTTTTTGGCTGCGCCTTGTGACAAGTCTATTATCCTGCCCTCCACGAAGGGCCCCCGGTCGTTGATCCTGACCGTCACGCTCTGCTCGTTCTTTAAATTGGTTACTTTGACCGTGGTGCCGAAGGGAAGGGTGCGGTGGGCGGCGGTCATGGCCTGCATGTCAAAAATTTCGCCGTTGGCGGTCTTGCGTCCGTGGAATTCCTGGCCGTAATAGCTGGCTAGGCCCTGCTGGACTGCCAGCGGCCCTGGTTCGGTTTTGGCCGGGGGCTGCGCTTTCTGCTCCGCGGCAGTTTCTTTTAGGGGACTGTTGCTTACCGTCCCGCTCCTATAAATGGGGGCCGGGGTGCAGCCGAAAAATACGGCGGTGATCAACAATGCCCAAAGGATCTTTTTCATACCGCTAATTTCCCCGTAATCTGCGAAACTTCAGGGTATTTCTTTTTTAAACAATAGTCTTTAAGCCCATTCACGATCTCTTTAACTGTATTGGGATTGATGAAACCAGCGGTGCCGATCTGCACAGCCGCGGCCCCGGCCAGCATGAATTCCACCGCATCGCCGGCGGTCATTATCCCGCCCAGTCCGATCACCGGGATATTCACCGCCCGGCTGGTCTTGAACACGTTGTACAGGGCCACGGGCTTGATGGCCGGACCGGAAAGGCCGCCGGTGACGTTACCCAGCACGGGCTTCTGGCGTTCAATGTCGATGGCCATGCCGTAGAGGGTGTTGATCAGCGAAAGGGCGTCGGCTCCGGCCTGTTCCACTGCCCGGGCGATGGCCGCGATGTCCGACACATTGGGGCTGAGCTTGACGATCAGAGGCTTGGAGGTGGCTTTTTTCACCAGAGTGGTCAGTTTGACCGCCTGTATGGGATCCGCGCCAAAAGCCATCCCGCCCTGTTTGACGTTGGGGCAGGAAATATTCAACTCGATCGCGGAGATGCCCGGTTGTCCGTTGAGCATCCCGGCCAGTTCGGCATATTCCTCCATGGTATTGCCGGCGATGTTGACGATCACCAGCGGGTGGTGGCTCAGCAGCTCGGGCAGTTTTTCCTCCAGAAATCTATGAACTCCCACGTTGGCCAGGCCGATGGAATTGAGCATTCCCATGGGTGTCTCATAGATTCGGGGCGGCACATTTCCGGCCCGGGGCAGCAAGGTAACGGTCTTGGTGATTACCGCTCCGAAAAGGGCGGGGGAAACCAGGGGAAGGTATTCGGTGCCGTAGCCAAAGGCGCCGGAGGCGGCCAGCACCGGATTTTT belongs to candidate division TA06 bacterium and includes:
- the pyrF gene encoding orotidine-5'-phosphate decarboxylase; its protein translation is MQIPANERLIVALDLPSYSEAEKLIRDISGPVKYFKVGSQLFTACGPKIVELIKSQGGKIFLDLKFHDIPNTVAKAAIAAVELGVDMFNLHSMGGFEMMEEAANAAIEAGARLKKTKPIILGVTVLTSFDEATFSDVLGAPGHGIPEQVLHLARLTKSAGLDGVVASPQEIELLRNDFQEDFVILTPGIRPLDTEAGDQKRILTPGQAIALGADYLVVGRPITGAKDRTAAAQNIQKEIQDALK
- a CDS encoding GNAT family N-acetyltransferase, with the translated sequence MEDLKIIISDRILLRQVCVEDAPLIVQWKSDPLVKTMALGPSTQVNVEGQRRDIERAVLSEDQIYCIICIKKDKQPIG
- a CDS encoding GNAT family N-acetyltransferase, which encodes MKESLVAFISHLFANGLLRIDAEVYQSNIRSQGLMGKIGFSVEGRKREAHFNGQNYEEIMVYGILKKEWPGH
- a CDS encoding orotate phosphoribosyltransferase — its product is MPLNKQEIKDILIKRQVLLDGHFLLTSGHHSQFYFEKFRILQYPKDSQAFCGMIAEQFKAADIQTIVGPTTGGIIIAFEVARQMGKKAIYAERTSEGRGLLRGMSLAPDEKVLVVDDVMTTGGSVIKTIEAVKRARAQLMGVAVLIDRSFQAPDFGVPFLGIYGEKVETFDPADCPLCPKGIPLTKHGSNPNK
- a CDS encoding dihydroorotate dehydrogenase, whose product is MRNIRTKNNVDLSVEIAGIKMKNPVLAASGAFGYGTEYLPLVSPALFGAVITKTVTLLPRAGNVPPRIYETPMGMLNSIGLANVGVHRFLEEKLPELLSHHPLVIVNIAGNTMEEYAELAGMLNGQPGISAIELNISCPNVKQGGMAFGADPIQAVKLTTLVKKATSKPLIVKLSPNVSDIAAIARAVEQAGADALSLINTLYGMAIDIERQKPVLGNVTGGLSGPAIKPVALYNVFKTSRAVNIPVIGLGGIMTAGDAVEFMLAGAAAVQIGTAGFINPNTVKEIVNGLKDYCLKKKYPEVSQITGKLAV
- the typA gene encoding translational GTPase TypA; the protein is MPNNKDKMIRNIAIIAHVDHGKTTLVDALLRQSGTFRDNEEVPELAMDSNPLERERGITIFSKNASIHYRGYKINLVDTPGHADFGSEVERVLSMVDGVLLLVDAVDGPMPQTRFVLSKSLKLNLKPIVVINKIDRTEARPHWALDQIFDLFVSLDASDEQLDFPVVYSSGKNGTAATDLKQPQKNILPLLDAIVDKVPAPQGNPNEPFQMLVTSIDCNDYVGRMAIGRILHGSIKVAGKASRIKRGGAIETGKITRLYGFEGLKRIEIQEAGSGDIVALAGFEDVDIGETIADPENPEALHYVDIDLPTIAMLFSVNTSPFAGLEGQYVTSRQLRDRLYRELKSNVGLRVEDTGSPDSLKVSGRGELHLSILIETMRREGYELAVSRPEVIMRDIAGKLCEPFEYLVIDVDDAYVGPVMERLGGRKAEMQNMKADGKGRTRLEYIIPARGLIGFRGQFLTDTRGTGIMHHNFEGYQPCKGEISIAQNGALVAMETGVAASYSLDSIQERGIMFAGPGDKIYEGMIVGERPKENDLVVNLCKTKRLTNIRNSNAEEAIRLSPPKIMTLEEALEFIADDELVEVTPKAIRLRKKILSDIDRRRARRVRPEEAE
- a CDS encoding lipoprotein-releasing ABC transporter permease subunit, with amino-acid sequence MSYELFIAKRYFKAKRRTGFISVMSVLSFAGVTVGVAALLTVLSVMNGAQTELRNKILGTTAHLIILKYQNQPIAEYKELLPKINALSEVIGSSPFIYTKCMVAKGSKVDGLVLRGVDPELEHGVTDVSRNMVAGKLKFDTLSSGLPGIILGLDLADRLGAYLGDTLTVTSSQSMKATPLGLIPKTRRFLLTGIFDTGMYEYNSTLGYIGLAQAQDFLETGPAVTGIEVKIKDIYQAPETGKKITVLLGPQYRYNDWIHLNWSLFSALKLEKTAMFLILALIIIVAALNIISSLIMTVIEKTREIGILKSMGATSKSIMKIFVFQGLLVGGIGTVLGMGLGYALCLLLARYQFVNLPADVYFINKLPVQMQAGDFVLVSVATILITFLAALYPAYKASRLDPIEAIRYE
- the lysS gene encoding lysine--tRNA ligase codes for the protein MSEHFEQVPERAERLHKLEELRKLGINPYPAKYQATHTAAQILKDAERFIASQEAVDIAGRITAVRGHGKASFFQLADPSGKIQCYAKLDIVGAEAYQAFKLYDIGDFVGVQGPVFKTHTGEYTVQARKLTLLSKSLLPLPEKYHGLQNVDTRFRKRYLDLIANPEVKELFVKRTKFVKSLRDFLDSRGFMEVETPVMELVPGGADAQPFITHHNTLDLDLFLRISLELHLKRLIVGGYEKVYEIGRVFRNEGMSAQHLQEFTLMEFYRAYVDYLQLMDFTEEMYCYIIQETFGTLEIMYQEQILNFKPPWPRYDYRQLLIDQAGIDLDQHSTAESLEPELERHSIKPDPKLGRGRLIDQLYKKLIRPGLVQPCFLIDHPLDISPLAKKHADRPNYTQRFQPLFAGAEIGNGFSELNDPLDQRQRFEEQAKLREKGDAEAQMYDADFVEALEHGMPPCGGFGVGIDRFFAILSNSETVREVVFFPTMKPE
- a CDS encoding HEAT repeat domain-containing protein: MQKSKFQLILLAILFTVLLFPVQACAALNQEYLLGEKINRAKLIVYGTVRQIRPIAARVKAKSRDSVITGDYLYQVEYERSIKGPLNAKAKDRAIYILQTDEYKSDKRILLDGQKALLFLSPGTASSSYLSKNKINPKSCYSLFAGKQGVTVLPDSVLSAYVRAIAGYMDAQKAKPKQRPAKWTALLEQGPDGIRESALSELLGSVYYPAEPVLIKTLGDSNLSSLAALNLINYSPDSLALHLDSLIIHKKSKARIVKINLLKVIAPIRQEQVFKHLLKSLKDDDFEIRACAARGLDGWNDKKAVKSLKKALEDKDDYVRLAACDALVKQGFKIEKKEGGAYKITGEPGK
- a CDS encoding septal ring lytic transglycosylase RlpA family protein produces the protein MKKILWALLITAVFFGCTPAPIYRSGTVSNSPLKETAAEQKAQPPAKTEPGPLAVQQGLASYYGQEFHGRKTANGEIFDMQAMTAAHRTLPFGTTVKVTNLKNEQSVTVRINDRGPFVEGRIIDLSQGAAKKIGIDGVEPVRLEIIQQPDK